One window of Cricetulus griseus strain 17A/GY unplaced genomic scaffold, alternate assembly CriGri-PICRH-1.0 unplaced_scaffold_268, whole genome shotgun sequence genomic DNA carries:
- the LOC113838976 gene encoding zinc finger and SCAN domain containing protein 4C-like has product MASLQRESLETRSPENDCGLEKTEFIPTRASPVQFKEDNSNSPVSEVNIPPIGNGSCAKQELQYLWEMFTSWLQPEKQTKEQMISQLVMEQFFKTGHYKDKFAMKEKWESSGRNMVKFMETLTDECVEPPKMFHVSMQGEEGLFPGHMSLNEVINLLKEMKSSKASTLKNKRTTLQSPLNKILPTGHEDSGDGYKNPLNLSKVNTSDRSPGNEMDSLVIIENDNCPETEERGDSDGVSQDFRYSRNHQVSLSGSSSVSVPKEKDQPEVVVPVEQPQPGIITRAEKTGDSQN; this is encoded by the exons ATGGCTTCATTGCAGAGAGAATCACTTGAGACCAGGTCACCAGAAAATGACTGTGGATTAGAGAAAACGGAGTTCATCCCAACACGGGCTTCACCTGTGCAGTTCAAAGAAGACAACTCTAATTCCCCTGTTTCTGAGGTGAACATTCCCCCAATTGGCAATGGCTCCTGTGCAAAGCAGGAGTTACAATATCTTTGGGAAATGTTCACCTCCTGGTTGCagccagaaaaacaaaccaaggaaCAGATGATTTCTCAATTGGTCATGgagcaattttttaaaactggGCACTACAAAGACAAGTTTGCCATGAAAGAGAAGTGGGAGTCTAGTGGAAGAAACATGGTGAAATTCATGGAGACTTTGACAGATGAGTGTGTGGAGCCTCCTAAAATG TTTCATGTCTCCATGCAAGGAGAGGAAGGACTATTTCCTGGGCACATGTCGTTAAATGAGGTCATCAAtcttctaaaagaaatgaaatcctcAAAAGCATCAACACTGAAGAATAAAAGGACGACATTGCAGAGCCCACTAAACAAGATATTGCCAACAG GACATGAAGACAGTGGAGACGGATACAAAAATCCACTTAATCTCAGTAAAGTAAATACCAGCGATAGGAGTCCTGGAAATGAGATGGACTCACTTGTAATTATTGAAAACGATAATTGTCCCGAGACTGAGGAGAGAGGTGATTCTGATGGAGTCTCTCAGGATTTTAGATATTCCAGGAACCATCAAGTTTCTCTGAGTGGATCTTCTTCTGTAAGTGTCCCCAAAGAAAAGGACCAACCAGAGGTTGTGGTTCCTGTGGAGCAACCACAACCAGGGATTATCACCAGAGCAGAGAAGACTGGAGACTCTCAGAATT